The Hymenobacter sp. DG01 sequence ACTGGTCGAGGTAGGTTTCGTCGGTGGCGTTTTCGTAGCTGGCATCGGGGCGCAGGGTCGCTACCCGTATGCTGCCGGTGGGGTCTTTAGGCAACTGCAGGGAGTAGTACACCGAAGCCGGGGCCAGGGCGCGGGCGCGGGCCAGGACCGCGTCGGGCGTGAGGCCGGGGGTAGGCGCCGCCGCCTCCGGAGTAGCGGCAGGTTCGAGAGCGTCGGTGGGGGTAGGGGCTGCGGTTACGGCCGCGGCACCTGGCACTACCGAAACCGGCGGCTCGGGGCGCTGCATGGGCGAGTTGGTAACGGCGTAGATGCCCTTGTTGAACCACTCAAACGACCAGGCCAGGCCAGTAAAGGCAAACACAAACAGGAACAACGCCGAGTAGAAACCCAGCACGATGTGCAAATCGTGGTTGAGGCGCTTCCAGCCCCCACTCCACTTCACCTGCAGGCGCTGCTTCACCGCCTTGCGGGTAGCAGGCCACCAGAGCACGATGCCGGTGATAATGATGAACAGGAACATAACGGTGCTCACGCCCACAATCAGCTTGCCGATGGGGCCACCCACCATGCCGCGGTGCAGGGCCATCATGGTGAAGAAGAAGGTTTCGCGGTAGTTCAGCTCGCCGGTTACGGCGGCCGTGTAGGGGTTCACGAATACCACCGGGCCGCGGCCGCCTTCGCCGCCACCTTTGCCGCCCTTGCCTTCTCCTTTTCCTTCTTTGCCGCCTCGCTCACCCCGGCTTTCACCTCGTCCGCCTTCGGTCCGCCGCTCTTCTCCCTGCGGAGCTTTGCCGGCCTCCATACGGCCTTCGCCGCCACGTTGGCCGCCTTCACCCCGGTTCTTGCCTTCGCCTTTTTGCTCACCGCCGGGGCCACCGGGTGCGCCGGCCAGGTTGAACTCCACGGTGCGGGTAGGGTCGGCGTACACCTTCATGCCCGTGATTTTCGCGTCGGGCTTGTAGGCTTTCACAGCGGCCGTGAGGCGCTCCAGGGGCAGGGCGGGGGTAGCGGCGGCGGGTGCTGCCACAAAGTAGCGCTCCGGGTGCCAGGCCTGCTCCAGCTCCTTCTCGAAAACGAGTATGCCGCCCGTCAGGCAGACCACGGCAATAATCAGCCCCGAAACCAGGCTGAGGTAAAGGTGAATGTTGCGCAAAAAGATTTTCATGGGGCTAAAATACGAGGCGGAACGTCGGGCGAAAACCCGGAAGGTAGCCAGTTGCAGCCAGCACCTCCCGGGTTTTCTCTTCACTGACTTTTTCTTCGGCCGGCAAGGGCAGGTTTTCCAGCCCGCTGGTATGGGGCACTTACAGGCGGTAGCCCAGGGTAGCCGCGAAGTTGCGCGGGGCAATGGGGTTCACGCTGTTGTCGTCGTGGAGGTTATAGCTCAGCTCATTCAGGATGTTGGCCACCTTCACGCGCACCGAGAACCGCTCGTAGTTGTAGCCCAGGGAGGCATCCAACTGCAGGTAGTTGGGCACGCTGATCAGCTTGAAGGGCTCCGGGGTTTTGTCGGTCCAGGGCAGGCCGGTAGCGGGGTTCAATTCCCGGTTGTTGCGGCCCGCGAGCCGGTCGCCGACGTAGTAAGTCGTAACGCCGGCGGTCAGCCCCCGCAGAAAACCCGTTTCGCCAAAGGCGCTGCTGAAGTTGTAGAATAAACTCAGGTTGGCCGTGTGGGCGGGGTTGTAGCGCAGACGACTCCCGTTTTTATAGATGTTGCTGTTGGTGTAGGCCGTGTTGTTGTAGCTGTAGCCGGCAATAAACGAGAGGCCATACACCGGGCGGCTCTGAATGTCCACCTCCACGCCTTTGCTGGTTACCTCGCCCGCTAGCTCCTGGGGGTTCACGCGGTTCACCGTGTTAGCGGTAATGCGTGGGTCGTTGGGCAGCACGCTCTGCACCTGGTTGCTGTTCACGATATGGTAGGCCGTTACGTTAGCCGACAGCGCCCCTTTGAACAGGTCGTTTTTGATACCTACTTCGTACTGATCAATGATAGAGGGCGGCAGCGGCTGGCCGTTCAGGTCGGTTACTGTGTTGCCCTGGGGGGTAAACGAGTTGGAGTAGGAGGCAAACACCGCCGTGGTTTTCATCGGCTGGTACACCACACCCAGGCGGGGGGAGAAGGCATCGTCGTAGCGGCGGTTATTCACCAGCTTGCCGGCCATGGGGGCCGTGCCCGTGGTGTTGGCTACCGTGTTGTAGTAGTACACGTCGGAGGGCGTTTCCTGGTAGCTCCAGCGTAGGCCCGCCAGCACCTTCACTTTTTCAGAAATGCTGAGCAGGTCCTGGGCATAGAAACCAGCGCGGCGGGTACCTGCCTGCGTATAGGTGTTGCGCACCAGGCTCTGGAAGCCAGCCACCCGCTCCTTGGGTTGGGCAATAGTCTTGCTCAGGTCCAGGATGTTGATAACATCGAACACCGCAACGGCTTTCGTTGGATCAGTGGCCGAAGCCGGGTTAGTGTAGGCGTACGATTTGGTTTGGTACTGGTCGGCGTCGGCTCCTACCAGCACGGTGTGCTCCAGGAAGCCGGTGCGGAACTTGCCCGTCAGGTCCAGTTGGGCCAGGAAATAGTTTTCGGCTGTTTCGCTGCGCTGCAGGCCGCGGTTCCAGTTGCCGTAGGTGGCG is a genomic window containing:
- a CDS encoding TonB-dependent receptor, which produces MARPLPLLLLLSLPLTSIATPLSEGNGPAATKRADDETAQRGRLAGVVKDEKGLPVEGVTVALKGTSFGSMTNAEGTFRFSAPAGSYQLVVSSLGYTSQELTVTITAGETTTLPAFGLTQSSQQLNEVTVTGNRSLNERPTSVSKLPVASLDLPQSAVTVERQVLEQQQVLRLSDALVNVSGLYVTSTTGGTQEELGSRGFAYGSNNTFKNGVRFNNGVMPEASSLERMEVLKGSAAILYGNVAAGGVLNLVTKKPQFERGGSVGLRVGSFGFWKPMVDVYGAVGKSENVAFRLNGTYEQGNSFRDEVKSDRVYVNPSLLFNLTPKTTLILEGDYLRDNRTPDYGIGAINYEIPASRSRFLNVAGANNATQQTSTTATLTSRLNDSWQIRGVAGFQRYENEQQSAARPTNIVATPGATYGNWNRGLQRSETAENYFLAQLDLTGKFRTGFLEHTVLVGADADQYQTKSYAYTNPASATDPTKAVAVFDVINILDLSKTIAQPKERVAGFQSLVRNTYTQAGTRRAGFYAQDLLSISEKVKVLAGLRWSYQETPSDVYYYNTVANTTGTAPMAGKLVNNRRYDDAFSPRLGVVYQPMKTTAVFASYSNSFTPQGNTVTDLNGQPLPPSIIDQYEVGIKNDLFKGALSANVTAYHIVNSNQVQSVLPNDPRITANTVNRVNPQELAGEVTSKGVEVDIQSRPVYGLSFIAGYSYNNTAYTNSNIYKNGSRLRYNPAHTANLSLFYNFSSAFGETGFLRGLTAGVTTYYVGDRLAGRNNRELNPATGLPWTDKTPEPFKLISVPNYLQLDASLGYNYERFSVRVKVANILNELSYNLHDDNSVNPIAPRNFAATLGYRL
- a CDS encoding PepSY domain-containing protein; translated protein: MKIFLRNIHLYLSLVSGLIIAVVCLTGGILVFEKELEQAWHPERYFVAAPAAATPALPLERLTAAVKAYKPDAKITGMKVYADPTRTVEFNLAGAPGGPGGEQKGEGKNRGEGGQRGGEGRMEAGKAPQGEERRTEGGRGESRGERGGKEGKGEGKGGKGGGEGGRGPVVFVNPYTAAVTGELNYRETFFFTMMALHRGMVGGPIGKLIVGVSTVMFLFIIITGIVLWWPATRKAVKQRLQVKWSGGWKRLNHDLHIVLGFYSALFLFVFAFTGLAWSFEWFNKGIYAVTNSPMQRPEPPVSVVPGAAAVTAAPTPTDALEPAATPEAAAPTPGLTPDAVLARARALAPASVYYSLQLPKDPTGSIRVATLRPDASYENATDETYLDQYSGQVLSQQTYEQRSLGQRVRGMFKPVHTGSIWGWPSKIISAVVCVLGFTFPITGTILWLNRLRKAWKKERKLAAAAV